The Orcinus orca chromosome 12, mOrcOrc1.1, whole genome shotgun sequence genome includes the window AACATAAATGTATTCAAAAGAGGAGAATGAGACACTGGTATCTTGGAGGCAAACTAGTGTGCTGTAAGACAGGTAATTTTTACGTGCCTCTTTTGAATCAATGctttgaaaaacaacaacaacaacacctgGGTAGTTCCTCACTATTTAAAATGTAACTccccattgggcttccctggtggtgcagtggttgagagtcgcctgccgatgcaggggacacgggttcgggacacggcttcgtgccctggtctgggaagatcccacatgccgcggagcggctgggcccgtgagccatggccgctgagtctgcacatccggaggctgtgctccgcaacgggagaggccacagcagtgagcggcccgcgtaccacaaaaaaaaaaaaaaaaaaaagttaaaatgtaacTCCCCATCAACCACAAAATCTTTCCTCAATCTTACAGGCTGTAGATTCGGAGCCTGGTGAACCacgggaggggcgggggggaggagAAACAAAACTGTTgccattttgaaaacaaagtttCATCCTAACAGGAGAGATGAACTACTGTAACTTCTCCTCTCGGAAGAAGACAGAAAACCTTCCAGGCTCACTAGGCAGCTAGGACCCGGCCTTCCGTTCCGTTTCTGCCAAGCACTCCCGCACCAACCCTCGTGCGTGGATGATGCCGCGTTTCAGGGTCCCCATCGCGCTCCAGCTGCCCGCGGAGAGGGGTCTGacctctctccccagctctgcGATGATGGCCAGCAGCTCCGCGTATTTGCTCTGGGGCACCTGGCTCTTCTCAGTTTCCTGGGCATAGCCCAGAGATAGCGGCCCGTAGTCACTCAGCAGCTGGCGGTACTGGGAAGACGTCGCCATACTGGTGGAGGGCGGGTGGACGCTCCCAGAGGCGCTGAGGGAGGTGGCGGGCATGTGCGCGGTCAAGTTCGGGCTGTGAGACATGCCCCCCGAGCAGCGGGGCGTGGCGGGGCGCGGCGGGGCGCAGCGGGGCCCGGCCCCGGCGTCCGCGCACCCGCCCAGCTCCCGCGCACTTTTTGCTGTtctcagttaattttttaaattaatttattttagacTTCTGGTTAAATATGACAGACCACCTCACatgatttcttcttcctcttgaaactccaagaaaatgaaataaaggggCAAAAAAGAGATAAAACCACAGGACAAGTAATGGGAAAGAATTTGTCAAAAGatgagaaatttcaaaatattttcagaagataGTAAGTGGTTGCAGTGgggagggagtttgggattaacatattcaCACTACATATAAactagataatcaacaaggacctactgtatagtatagcacatggaactctactcaatattctgtaataacctacaggggaaaagaatctgaaaaagaaatggatatatgtatatgtgtaactgaatcactttgctgtactcctaaaactaacacaatattgtaaatcaactatactccaatataaaattaaattttaaaaaagtggttGGAAGAGTGATAACTGATTTAGCAGAGGGGAGAAGGCCTTAACTCAAGAACCTCAAGAGAACATACTGATGACAATGAAGCAACTTGCCGTGCCAAGGCTCAGAAACTGGAGGACTGAATATAAG containing:
- the LOC105748013 gene encoding cyclin-dependent kinase 2-associated protein 1-like codes for the protein MSHSPNLTAHMPATSLSASGSVHPPSTSMATSSQYRQLLSDYGPLSLGYAQETEKSQVPQSKYAELLAIIAELGREVRPLSAGSWSAMGTLKRGIIHARGLVRECLAETERKAGS